A genome region from Populus alba chromosome 5, ASM523922v2, whole genome shotgun sequence includes the following:
- the LOC118031677 gene encoding protein SCO1 homolog 2, mitochondrial: MPFSRYLFFPTKQRPGQCLNLLQRLGPSKRVQSSCFSKSTSQNHWKRPVPQVEVELWAPRFFVIPAAVLGFVGLAAFVHYNDERRAVPKGQGSDSVNVKGPIIGGPFTLVNTENKVVTEKDFLGNWVLLYFGYTFSPDVGPEQLKLITKALNTLESKENLKVLPVFVTLDPQRDNPPHLCAYLEEFESRIVGLTGPVGAIRQMAQEYRVYFRKVEEEGDDYLVETSHNMYLINPNMEVVKCFGVEYNAEELSEAIGKELKRTSS; this comes from the exons atGCCCTTTTCCCGCTATCTTTTCTTTCCCACCAAACAACGCCCAGGACAGTGTCTCAATCTACTCCAAAG GCTTGGTCCATCTAAGAGGGTTCAATCTAGCTGTTTTTCCAAATCAACAAGCCAAAATCACTGGAAGCGTCCTGTACCGCAAGTAGAAGTAGAACTGTGGGCTCCTCGTTTCTTTGTCATT CCAGCTGCTGTACTAGGTTTTGTTGGATTGGCAGCTTTTGTGCATTATAATGACGAGAGGAGAGCAGTTCCAAAAG GTCAAGGCAGTGATTCCGTCAATGTCAAGGGTCCGATTATTGGTGGTCCATTCACCCTAGTTAACACAGAGAATAAAGTAGTTACTGAGAAAGATTTTCTAGGAAATTGGGTTTTGCTGTACTTTGGCTATACATTCTCCCCTGATGTTGGACCTGAGCAACTGAAATTGATCACCAAGGCTTTAAACACATTAG AGTCTAAAGAGAATCTTAAGGTTTTGCCTGTGTTTGTTACACTTGATCCTCAGCGTGACAACCCCCCACATCTTTGTGCTTACCTTGAAG AGTTTGAATCAAGAATAGTAGGATTAACAGGACCTGTTGGTGCTATAAGACAGATGGCACAAGAGTACCGTGTTTATTTCAGGAAggttgaagaagaaggagatgaCTATCTTGTCGAGACTTCTCATAACAT GTATTTGATAAATCCAAACATGGAGGTTGTAAAATGCTTCGGTGTCGAATATAACGCAGAGGAGCTTTCAGAAGCAATAGGAAAGGAATTGAAGAGAACCTCATCATAA
- the LOC118031664 gene encoding uncharacterized protein: MDSSNSGSMQSSSGGDEEYDSSRAESISAFLNSNNNKNNPFSHVGPMPNNQPPEPDHHHHQSHHSSSSSTMFFDPFSNYFDPLAPSSSSRSPLQSLTNPNSLHNLDMVWSKNLRSDPNCTDLGGFISSSLPTQQFTNQTQNRTTFQSLPSHGQESATRVPGSGSGSVSGTNDQVSNTAGIRNPKKRSRASRRAPTTVLSTDTTNFRAMVQEFTGIPAPPFTSSPFPRSRLDLLGTAASTLRSAVSHHLDPSPPPYLLGPFAKKFQPPPAPPFVSSGSAASSFSASMVDAIASPTTTNINTSGTCTNTTTSNNIPFTSINYQLPSDLGLLKQPHNLLNLNVQNPILNFHPLLQAPPKYPLPDSPNILGTTKPQQGSLEIPLNVSHLKMVVLEEFGLNHGHVNTNLSGLQNIVSSSSPSADVTLVRRSDHSNSLTNWGDGAGSNEVDHHHHHQQQQGLIRSINGDYNNSTQRVTNGKVNFLASSSDFCGD, from the coding sequence atgGATTCTAGCAATAGTGGAAGTATGCAATCCTCAAGTGGTGGAGATGAAGAGTATGATTCATCACGCGCTGAGTCAATCTCAGCTTTCTTGAAcagcaacaataacaaaaacaacccTTTCAGCCATGTTGGTCCCATGCCTAATAACCAACCGCCAGAACCagaccatcaccaccaccaatCCCACcactcttcttcatcttcaactATGTTTTTTGACCCTTTTTCAAACTATTTTGATCCTTTagcaccatcatcatcatcaagatCACCACTACAATCACTTACGAACCCAAATTCACTCCACAACCTTGATATGGTCTGGTCAAAGAACTTAAGATCTGACCCGAATTGCACTGATCTTGGTGGGTTCATTTCCTCTTCCTTACCAACCCAACAGTTCACCAACCAAACTCAAAATAGAACCACTTTTCAGTCTCTACCATCACATGGACAAGAAAGTGCTACAAGAGTTCCAGGTTCAGGTTCAGGTTCAGTTTCAGGGACAAATGATCAAGTCAGCAACACTGCAGGGATTAGAAACCCGAAGAAAAGATCAAGAGCTTCAAGGCGTGCACCAACAACTGTCTTGAGCACGGACACCACCAATTTCAGAGCCATGGTTCAGGAGTTTACAGGGATCCCTGCACCACCCTTTACATCCTCACCTTTCCCAAGAAGCAGGCTTGATCTACTTGGAACTGCAGCCTCCACTTTGAGATCAGCTGTCTCTCACCATTTGGACCCTTCACCACCCCCCTACCTCTTAGGACCTTTTGCTAAAAAATTCCAACCACCACCGGCACCACCATTTGTCTCTTCAGGTTCTGCTGCATCATCATTTTCTGCTTCTATGGTTGATGCTATAGCTTCCCCTACTACAACCAACATCAATACTTCTGGCACTTGTACTAACACTACCACTTCAAATAATATCCCTTTCACATCCATTAACTACCAACTACCTTCTGATTTAGGCCTTTTGAAACAGCCACATAACTTGCTCAACCTCAACGTCCAAAACCCAATTCTCAATTTCCACCCACTTCTTCAAGCCCCGCCCAAATACCCGCTTCCAGATTCACCCAATATTCTTGGCACCACAAAACCACAACAAGGTTCTTTAGAAATTCCTTTAAATGTTTCACATCTGAAAATGGTTGTTTTAGAAGAGTTCGGGTTGAACCATGGCCATGTTAACACAAACCTTTCAGGCCTTCAAAACATagtttcatcatcatcaccctCAGCAGATGTAACATTAGTGAGAAGAAGTGATCACAGCAACAGTCTTACAAACTGGGGAGATGGGGCTGGTTCAAATGAGgttgatcatcatcatcatcatcaacaacaacaaggtCTTATAAGGTCCATTAATGGTGATTACAATAACTCAACCCAGCGTGTTACAAATGGGAAAGTTAACTTCTTGGCTTCGTCATCAGATTTTTGTGGTGACTAA